DNA from Fusarium falciforme chromosome 7, complete sequence:
CACCGCTGGAGGAGCATACGAGCCTGGTGTGTCCGAGTTTAGCATCCTTGTTAAGAGCCAGGCACAGATGTTCCTGGGAGGCCCGCCATTGGTGCAGATGGCGACAAGCGAGATCAGCAGCGCCGAGGAGCTCGGAGGGGCAGAAATGCACACCACCATCAGCGGCGTGGGCGATGCGCTTGCGGCAGATGAGTTTGACGCCTGTCGTCTGGCTCGGAGCTGGGTTCAGAGCATCAACAGGGAGAACCTCCATATGGACCGTACACTGGATCACGTCGAGGCTCCTCTCTATAGCCCCGACAGCATCCTTGGCCTCATTCCCGAGAATGTCAGGATGCCGCTCAACATGCCCGAGGTCATTGCTCGCATTGTTGACGGCAGTCGCTTTGAGGCTTTCAAACCTCTGTACGGGACTGGCATGTTATGTTGCTGGGCACGCATTCACGGCCGTCTCGTCGGCATCATTGGCAACATGTCGTCCGTCATCTTTGTCAACGAAGCCCGCAAGGCCACACAGTTCATTCATCTCAACAATGCTTACGGAACACCAATCGTCTATCTACACAATGTCACTGGGTTCATGGTCGGGAAGAAGAGTGAGTCTGAGGGCATGATCAAGGCCGGCTCGCTGCTCATCGACGCCGTGTCCCGATCCTCTGTGCCTCAGATCTCCATCGTCTGCGGATCATCCTATGGAGCTGGCAACTATGCCATGTGCGGCCGATCGTACTCGCCCAGGTTTCTCTTCTCGTGGCCTCACAGTAGATGCGCCGTCATGGGCCCAGAGCAGCTTTCGGGGGTCATGGAGATCATTGCTCGGCAGGCAGCTGAGCGGTCT
Protein-coding regions in this window:
- a CDS encoding Methylcrotonoyl-CoA carboxylase; the protein is MTTTKIPLPSVFPEYRSTVNQNDKDYLQNVEDWKGILQQFEEKAAWAGGEGEARHIERHHARGMLSARDRIAMLLDEGSPFLELMPFAGIGVKESSPAASLIVGIGLVCGIKVMLIANIPTIVGGALNELTVRKQHRASEISLENRLPIIFLNQCAGANLPQQFRVFHQSGKLFRDIIRRSDAGSPTCTIVFGSSTAGGAYEPGVSEFSILVKSQAQMFLGGPPLVQMATSEISSAEELGGAEMHTTISGVGDALAADEFDACRLARSWVQSINRENLHMDRTLDHVEAPLYSPDSILGLIPENVRMPLNMPEVIARIVDGSRFEAFKPLYGTGMLCCWARIHGRLVGIIGNMSSVIFVNEARKATQFIHLNNAYGTPIVYLHNVTGFMVGKKSESEGMIKAGSLLIDAVSRSSVPQISIVCGSSYGAGNYAMCGRSYSPRFLFSWPHSRCAVMGPEQLSGVMEIIARQAAERSGRGMDEAKLAASTAKTTEQIETESKAYYTSAWCLDDGIIDPRDTRDVLGMCLEVCENSPYKGLEGYRGVSRL